From Methanobacteriaceae archaeon, the proteins below share one genomic window:
- a CDS encoding MEDS domain-containing protein, with amino-acid sequence MKSYQLYKIEKLKPGDHLCCIYETDKEHKSIITPYIRFGLENNEKVFYIVDSRTSETVLDYLRDDGIDVNPYLESGQLAILTINESYMKEGIFDPDGMIDMLSQETEKALKEDFDALRVTGEMSWALRGLPGSERLIEYEAKLNQFFQDNKCLAICQYDTRVFDPEILIDILETHPIAVIGTEIYDNFYYVPAEEFLAGKLPEVTLKHWKKNLKQRKLLEMALKESIDTLELKVKERTEDLRRSDNYNRSLIEVSIDPLVTIGADGKITDLNKAVEIVTGYKREEIIGTDFSSYFTAQDKAEEGYKRVFHKGWVKNYPLEIQHKDGHITPVMYNASVFHDEKGNIMGVFAAARDITELKKIEDTLKESEQKYRTIIETAQEGIWIIDENANTRYVNLSMAEMLGYIVEEMLGKSLFDFMDDTAKIDAQAKMERRRKGLKEIHDFRFRNKNGFDVWIMVSTNPLFDKEGVFKGALGMMSDITTRKMAEEEIKSQIKLTNSINEVLQDSIKAENDKEVAIIFLSVAEKLTNSKFGFIKEINEKGTTDTLAISDPGWDKCNIPQSEAINLLSNVEIISYWGRVLKQGKPIIVNNPEYGPDSMGVPEGNPPINSFLGIPLKRGDKTIGIIALANKEEGYGNVDQKKIETLAVAFIEALYGKRAEDHLKSSLKEKEMLLKEIHHRVKNNLAVISSLLNLQSEYIKNKDDLELFRESQTRAKSMALIHERLYNSADLKSIDFGEYINKLVNDLFQTYNLDSSLIKLNMDIESILLDINISIPLGLIVNELVSNCMKYAFPDGREGTINIKLKSNNGKNILIVSDNGIGLSSDIDFKDTDSLGLQLINSLTYQIDAEIELDISHGTEFKIIFNELEYK; translated from the coding sequence ATGAAAAGTTATCAATTATATAAAATTGAGAAATTGAAACCAGGAGATCATCTTTGTTGTATCTATGAGACTGACAAAGAACATAAATCAATAATTACTCCCTATATACGATTTGGGCTAGAAAATAATGAAAAAGTGTTTTATATTGTAGATTCACGTACATCAGAAACTGTTCTCGATTATTTACGTGACGATGGGATTGATGTTAATCCTTATCTGGAAAGTGGACAGTTGGCCATTTTGACCATTAATGAATCTTATATGAAAGAAGGAATTTTCGATCCAGATGGCATGATAGATATGCTTTCACAAGAGACCGAAAAAGCTTTAAAAGAGGATTTTGATGCATTGCGGGTGACCGGTGAGATGTCATGGGCACTTCGAGGGTTACCTGGATCTGAACGTTTGATTGAATATGAGGCGAAATTAAATCAATTTTTTCAGGATAATAAATGTCTGGCCATATGCCAATATGATACCCGAGTTTTCGACCCGGAAATACTCATAGATATATTAGAAACTCATCCTATAGCAGTCATTGGAACTGAAATATATGATAATTTTTATTATGTCCCTGCTGAAGAATTTTTAGCAGGAAAACTTCCTGAAGTAACATTAAAACATTGGAAAAAGAATCTTAAGCAAAGAAAATTATTAGAAATGGCCTTAAAAGAATCCATTGATACTTTAGAATTAAAGGTTAAAGAAAGAACAGAAGATTTACGAAGGTCTGATAATTATAATCGTAGTCTAATTGAAGTTAGTATTGATCCTTTAGTTACTATTGGCGCTGATGGAAAAATAACCGACTTAAATAAAGCTGTAGAAATAGTGACTGGTTATAAACGAGAAGAGATAATCGGAACTGATTTTTCCAGTTATTTTACGGCTCAGGATAAGGCAGAAGAGGGATACAAACGTGTATTCCATAAGGGCTGGGTAAAGAATTACCCTTTAGAAATTCAACATAAAGACGGACATATTACACCGGTTATGTACAATGCATCAGTATTCCATGACGAAAAAGGTAATATTATGGGCGTTTTTGCGGCTGCCAGAGATATAACTGAGCTTAAAAAAATAGAAGACACATTAAAAGAAAGTGAGCAGAAATATCGTACTATTATTGAAACTGCACAAGAAGGAATATGGATCATTGATGAAAACGCTAATACCCGTTATGTTAACCTTAGTATGGCTGAAATGTTAGGGTATATTGTTGAAGAAATGTTAGGTAAATCTCTTTTTGATTTTATGGATGATACTGCAAAAATCGATGCTCAGGCAAAAATGGAAAGACGCAGAAAAGGCTTAAAAGAAATCCATGATTTCCGTTTCCGGAATAAGAACGGTTTTGACGTGTGGATTATGGTTTCTACTAATCCACTTTTCGATAAGGAGGGTGTTTTTAAAGGGGCTTTAGGAATGATGAGTGATATTACTACTCGAAAAATGGCTGAAGAAGAAATTAAAAGTCAAATAAAACTCACCAATTCTATTAATGAAGTGTTACAAGATTCCATAAAAGCTGAAAATGACAAAGAAGTTGCAATTATATTTCTAAGTGTTGCTGAAAAACTTACCAATAGTAAATTTGGCTTCATTAAAGAAATTAATGAAAAAGGCACAACAGATACTCTAGCCATAAGCGATCCCGGATGGGATAAATGCAACATTCCTCAATCTGAAGCAATTAATCTGCTGAGTAATGTGGAGATTATTAGTTACTGGGGAAGAGTTTTAAAGCAGGGAAAACCTATAATAGTGAATAATCCAGAATATGGCCCTGATAGTATGGGAGTTCCTGAAGGAAACCCTCCCATAAATTCTTTTTTAGGAATCCCTTTAAAGCGTGGAGATAAAACAATAGGTATTATAGCATTAGCCAACAAGGAAGAGGGATATGGAAATGTTGATCAGAAAAAAATTGAAACTCTTGCTGTGGCATTTATAGAAGCACTGTATGGAAAACGCGCAGAAGATCATTTAAAAAGTTCATTAAAAGAAAAAGAAATGTTATTAAAAGAGATTCACCACCGTGTAAAAAACAATTTGGCTGTTATTTCTAGTCTTCTGAACTTACAATCGGAATATATTAAAAATAAGGATGATTTGGAGTTATTTAGAGAAAGTCAAACCAGAGCAAAATCTATGGCTCTTATCCACGAGAGATTATATAACTCAGCTGACCTTAAGAGTATAGACTTCGGTGAATATATAAATAAATTAGTTAATGATTTATTCCAGACTTATAACCTGGATTCTAGTCTCATAAAACTTAATATGGATATAGAAAGCATTTTACTTGACATTAACATTTCTATTCCTTTAGGTTTAATAGTAAATGAACTGGTATCAAATTGTATGAAATATGCATTCCCTGATGGACGAGAAGGTACTATAAATATTAAACTGAAGTCAAATAATGGAAAAAATATATTAATTGTGAGTGATAATGGAATTGGTTTATCCTCTGATATTGACTTTAAAGATACTGATTCTTTAGGCCTTCAATTAATTAATAGTCTAACTTATCAAATAGATGCAGAAATAGAACTTGATATAAGTCATGGAACGGAATTTAAAATAATATTTAATGAATTAGAGTATAAATAA
- a CDS encoding AI-2E family transporter codes for MPYCGGLLTFILGFIPYIGIILATILPALMAWAKYGLEGALAVVVLFAIINTIAESFIFPRQTSKGLQLSMYVVFVSLFLWGWILGPIGVFLAVPLTIVVVKYLENFEETRWLAFMMKSGEDNN; via the coding sequence TTGCCATATTGTGGGGGGCTTTTAACATTTATTCTTGGATTTATTCCATATATAGGTATTATACTCGCAACCATACTCCCTGCATTAATGGCCTGGGCCAAATATGGACTAGAAGGTGCTTTGGCAGTTGTAGTGCTATTTGCTATTATCAATACCATTGCTGAAAGTTTTATTTTCCCTCGACAGACCAGCAAAGGACTTCAACTTTCCATGTACGTAGTTTTCGTCTCACTATTCCTTTGGGGATGGATTTTAGGGCCTATAGGAGTATTTTTAGCTGTTCCCCTAACTATTGTTGTAGTGAAATACCTGGAAAACTTTGAGGAAACTCGTTGGTTAGCTTTTATGATGAAAAGTGGTGAAGACAATAATTAG
- a CDS encoding SHOCT domain-containing protein, protein MVVGHHEGNKIELTLEKDGLSLKKTGRLIGRNKGEQFVEYEDITGIEFKKGLVFGDLEISTSGMKIEVERVKKTEGDDFVTVLRDKLTESRLEKQGKTETLSPMDEIKKAKELLDSGAISEEEFENIKKKYL, encoded by the coding sequence ATGGTAGTTGGACATCATGAAGGAAATAAAATTGAATTAACATTGGAAAAAGATGGTTTAAGTCTTAAAAAAACTGGCAGGCTAATTGGAAGGAATAAAGGCGAGCAGTTTGTGGAATATGAAGATATAACTGGGATTGAATTTAAAAAAGGTTTGGTTTTTGGAGATCTTGAAATATCTACTTCTGGAATGAAAATTGAAGTTGAAAGGGTTAAAAAAACTGAGGGAGACGATTTTGTCACAGTATTAAGAGATAAACTGACCGAAAGTCGCCTTGAAAAACAGGGTAAAACTGAAACTTTAAGTCCTATGGATGAAATTAAAAAGGCCAAAGAATTACTGGATTCTGGAGCAATCAGTGAAGAAGAGTTCGAAAATATAAAAAAGAAATATTTATAA
- a CDS encoding DUF308 domain-containing protein: MTESKNVLIGIISIIMGLIVIIFPLISVFTLSHIAGVGLIFLGIWFIIQSFKSESLAIGTVNIIIAIFSIMLGLIFIADIKTFQLFIFLAVYLVGFLLALAGISSLLSGEGVKGKVIGAIGIIIGILFVIMGAFMGNTFVSAALIGGFLILAGIMEVFDLFGDNENREIPEKID, translated from the coding sequence ATGACCGAATCAAAAAACGTTTTAATAGGTATCATATCGATAATAATGGGTTTAATTGTTATTATATTCCCTTTAATTAGTGTTTTTACTCTAAGTCATATTGCTGGCGTTGGACTAATATTCTTAGGAATCTGGTTTATAATACAAAGTTTTAAATCAGAGAGCTTAGCTATTGGTACAGTAAATATAATTATAGCTATTTTTTCTATAATGTTAGGACTAATATTTATTGCAGATATTAAAACATTTCAATTATTCATATTCCTAGCAGTTTATTTAGTTGGATTTTTATTAGCATTGGCCGGAATATCCTCTTTATTATCTGGTGAAGGAGTTAAAGGAAAAGTTATTGGAGCAATAGGAATTATCATAGGCATATTGTTTGTAATAATGGGTGCCTTCATGGGCAATACCTTTGTATCTGCTGCTTTAATTGGTGGATTCTTAATTCTTGCAGGGATAATGGAGGTTTTTGATTTATTTGGTGATAATGAAAATAGAGAAATTCCAGAAAAAATTGATTAA